The Clostridioides difficile genome has a segment encoding these proteins:
- a CDS encoding heavy metal translocating P-type ATPase, with amino-acid sequence MNSNKIVENYKITGMTCAACAKAVERVTKKLDGVYDQSVNIATEKLKIEYDNSKVSFDDIKQVVEKAGYGIIKEESNKKIDMKIDGMTCAACAKAVERVVKKLDGVESISVNIATDKANIDYNPSKVKLSQIKAAIEKAGYKPIEEVKNKVDVDEDKLRKEKEMNTLFIKFIVAIVFAVPLFYIAMGPMIIKPIGPWPLPEILNPMTNTLNYALVQLILVIPVMIAGYKFYINGFKALFSLSPNMDSLVAIGTLAAFLYSLYTTVQIANGQIQGMHHHQLYYESAGIIIALILLGKYLESKSKGKTSEAIKKLMGLQPKTAIVIVDGKEVETPIEEVGIGDIILVKPGTKIPVDGVVIEGYTSVDESMLTGESIPVEKNIGSKVTGASINKNGVIKFKAEKIGGDTALAQIIKLVEDAQGTKAPIAKLADTVSGYFVPIVIAIAIVSSLLWFLVGGKDIVFVLTIFISILVIACPCALGLATPTAIMVGTGKGAENGILIKGGEALESAHKVNTVIFDKTGTITEGKPKVTDIVLNNVEEEYLIKIASSAEKGSEHPLGEAIVRYGEDKNIQIEKVDNFKAIPGAGIQVTINNENILLGNRKLMNDNNINLKDLEEKSNILASQGKTPMYIAVDGNLSGIIAVADVVKESSKKAIDILHNMGIKVAMVTGDNVKTANAIASQVGIDMVLAEVLPEDKSKEVEKLQNQGKFVAMVGDGINDAPALAKADIGIAIGSGTDVAIESADIVLMKSDLMDVPTAIKLSNETIKNIKQNLFWAFGYNTIGIPVAAGLLYIFGGPLLNPMIAAAAMSLSSVSVVSNALRLKNFKAYKKN; translated from the coding sequence ATGAATTCAAATAAGATAGTAGAAAATTATAAAATCACAGGTATGACATGTGCGGCTTGTGCAAAGGCAGTAGAAAGAGTAACTAAGAAATTAGATGGAGTATATGACCAAAGCGTAAACATAGCTACTGAAAAACTTAAGATAGAATATGACAATTCTAAAGTTAGCTTTGATGATATAAAACAAGTTGTGGAAAAAGCTGGATATGGAATTATAAAAGAAGAAAGTAATAAAAAAATTGATATGAAAATTGATGGAATGACATGTGCAGCTTGTGCAAAAGCTGTAGAGAGAGTAGTAAAAAAATTGGATGGAGTAGAAAGTATTAGCGTAAATATCGCAACAGATAAAGCTAATATAGACTATAATCCATCAAAAGTAAAATTATCTCAGATAAAAGCAGCTATAGAAAAAGCTGGTTATAAACCAATAGAAGAAGTAAAAAATAAAGTTGATGTAGATGAAGATAAATTAAGAAAAGAAAAAGAAATGAATACTTTATTTATTAAATTTATAGTTGCAATAGTATTTGCAGTACCTTTGTTTTATATAGCAATGGGTCCTATGATAATAAAACCTATAGGACCATGGCCTTTACCAGAAATTTTAAATCCTATGACAAATACTTTAAATTATGCATTAGTCCAATTGATTTTAGTAATACCAGTAATGATAGCTGGATATAAATTTTATATAAATGGGTTCAAAGCACTTTTTTCTTTAAGTCCTAATATGGATTCTTTAGTTGCAATTGGTACATTGGCAGCATTTTTATATAGTCTATATACAACAGTACAAATAGCAAATGGACAAATTCAAGGTATGCATCATCATCAGTTGTATTATGAAAGTGCAGGAATAATAATAGCACTTATACTACTTGGTAAATATTTAGAATCAAAATCAAAAGGAAAAACATCAGAAGCAATTAAAAAACTTATGGGGCTACAACCTAAAACTGCAATAGTAATAGTTGATGGTAAAGAAGTAGAGACTCCTATAGAAGAAGTTGGAATAGGAGATATAATACTAGTAAAACCAGGGACTAAAATACCAGTAGATGGAGTTGTAATAGAGGGATATACATCAGTTGATGAATCTATGCTTACAGGTGAAAGTATACCAGTAGAAAAAAATATTGGAAGTAAAGTTACAGGAGCTAGTATAAATAAAAATGGTGTTATTAAATTTAAAGCTGAAAAAATTGGTGGAGATACAGCTCTTGCTCAAATAATAAAATTAGTGGAAGATGCACAGGGGACAAAAGCACCTATTGCTAAGCTTGCTGATACTGTTTCTGGATATTTTGTACCAATAGTAATTGCAATAGCTATAGTCTCATCATTATTGTGGTTTTTAGTAGGTGGAAAAGATATAGTATTTGTACTTACTATATTCATATCAATACTTGTAATTGCTTGTCCTTGTGCATTAGGATTGGCTACACCAACTGCTATAATGGTTGGAACTGGAAAAGGTGCAGAAAATGGAATATTGATAAAAGGTGGAGAAGCACTAGAATCTGCTCACAAAGTAAACACAGTAATATTTGATAAAACAGGTACAATAACAGAAGGAAAACCAAAAGTAACAGATATTGTGTTAAATAATGTGGAAGAAGAATACCTAATTAAGATTGCTTCAAGTGCAGAGAAAGGTTCAGAACATCCCCTAGGAGAAGCAATAGTTAGATATGGAGAAGATAAAAATATACAGATTGAAAAAGTTGATAACTTTAAAGCTATACCAGGAGCTGGTATACAGGTCACTATAAATAATGAAAATATATTACTTGGAAATAGAAAACTTATGAATGACAATAATATCAACCTTAAAGATTTGGAGGAAAAATCTAATATACTAGCAAGTCAAGGTAAGACACCTATGTATATTGCTGTAGATGGAAATTTATCAGGAATAATTGCAGTTGCAGATGTAGTTAAAGAAAGTAGTAAAAAAGCAATAGATATTCTTCATAATATGGGGATAAAAGTTGCAATGGTAACTGGAGATAATGTTAAGACTGCAAATGCTATAGCAAGTCAAGTAGGTATAGATATGGTCTTAGCAGAGGTTTTACCAGAAGATAAGTCAAAAGAAGTTGAAAAATTACAAAATCAAGGTAAGTTTGTTGCAATGGTAGGAGATGGAATAAATGATGCGCCAGCTCTTGCAAAAGCTGATATAGGAATAGCAATAGGAAGTGGAACAGATGTAGCAATTGAGTCTGCAGATATAGTGCTTATGAAGAGTGACTTAATGGATGTTCCAACTGCGATTAAACTTAGTAATGAAACTATAAAAAATATAAAGCAAAACCTATTTTGGGCATTTGGATATAATACAATTGGTATACCTGTAGCAGCAGGATTATTGTATATCTTTGGGGGACCTCTTTTAAATCCAATGATTGCAGCAGCAGCTATGAGTTTAAGTTCAGTTTCAGTGGTTTCAAATGCACTTAGACTTAAAAATTTCAAAGCATATAAAAAAAATTAG
- the thrC gene encoding threonine synthase — MYYSSTRGTEEKVTASQAIIKGISNDGGLYVPSEFPNVKNELIDLVNLTYSQIAFFVLSKFLSDFTETEIKDCIANAYNEKFDCTSIAPLNKVNDAYFLELYHGPTLAFKDMALTIMPHLLKTSIKKDNLEKDVVILTATSGDTGKAALEGFKDIDKIKIIVFFPEDGVSAVQKLQMKTQTGKNTYVVGIKGNFDDAQSGVKKIFSDKEFNEKLLDSNYILSSANSINIGRLLPQVAYYFYSYMKLVDSNEIKLDDKINFVVPTGNFGNILAGYYAKQMGLPINKLICASNDNNVLYDFFKTGVYDKNRTLKLTSSPSMDILISSNLERLLFEISNRNTETVSRLLSDLNDDGVYKINEDMKKNLASFYGEYSNEEEVKNTINNVFKNYNYLIDTHTAVAYNCYEKYKKETSDDTKTVVVSTASPFKFSEDVLKSIDSNFGNLDDFAIIDRLSSVAKVDIPKPIRNLQNAEILHKDIYEKNELKIAIEKFLKV; from the coding sequence ATGTATTATTCAAGTACAAGAGGAACCGAAGAAAAAGTAACTGCATCACAAGCAATAATAAAGGGAATATCAAATGATGGTGGTCTTTATGTTCCAAGTGAATTTCCAAATGTAAAAAATGAACTTATAGATTTAGTAAATTTAACTTATTCCCAAATAGCATTTTTTGTACTTAGTAAATTTTTATCTGATTTTACTGAAACTGAAATTAAGGATTGTATAGCAAATGCATATAACGAAAAATTTGATTGCACTAGTATCGCTCCATTAAATAAAGTAAATGATGCTTATTTCTTGGAATTATATCATGGCCCAACTTTAGCATTTAAGGATATGGCACTTACTATAATGCCTCATCTTCTTAAAACATCTATTAAAAAAGATAATTTAGAAAAAGATGTTGTAATTCTTACTGCTACATCTGGAGATACAGGAAAAGCAGCACTTGAAGGCTTTAAAGATATAGACAAGATAAAAATAATTGTATTCTTTCCAGAAGATGGTGTAAGTGCAGTGCAAAAACTTCAGATGAAGACTCAAACTGGAAAAAATACATATGTAGTTGGTATAAAAGGAAATTTTGACGATGCACAATCTGGTGTAAAGAAAATTTTCTCTGATAAGGAATTTAATGAAAAACTATTAGATAGTAATTATATATTATCTTCTGCTAATTCAATTAACATAGGAAGACTTCTTCCTCAAGTTGCATACTATTTTTATTCATATATGAAATTGGTAGATAGTAATGAAATAAAGTTAGACGATAAAATAAATTTTGTAGTCCCAACTGGTAATTTTGGTAATATTTTAGCTGGATATTATGCTAAACAAATGGGGCTTCCAATAAATAAATTGATATGTGCATCAAATGACAATAATGTGCTTTATGATTTCTTTAAAACAGGTGTATATGATAAAAATAGAACATTGAAATTGACTTCTTCACCTTCTATGGATATATTAATTTCAAGTAATTTAGAAAGATTATTATTTGAAATCTCAAATAGAAATACGGAAACTGTAAGCAGACTTCTATCTGACCTTAATGATGATGGAGTTTATAAAATAAATGAAGATATGAAAAAGAATCTGGCTTCATTTTATGGTGAATATTCTAATGAAGAAGAGGTTAAAAACACAATAAATAATGTTTTTAAAAATTACAATTATTTAATTGATACTCATACTGCTGTTGCATATAATTGTTATGAAAAATACAAAAAAGAAACTTCTGATGACACAAAAACTGTTGTTGTAAGTACTGCAAGCCCATTTAAGTTTTCTGAAGATGTTTTAAAGTCTATAGACTCTAATTTTGGGAATCTTGATGATTTCGCAATAATAGATAGATTATCAAGCGTTGCTAAGGTAGATATACCAAAACCTATTAGAAATCTTCAAAATGCAGAAATACTACATAAAGATATTTATGAAAAAAATGAATTAAAAATAGCTATAGAAAAATTCTTAAAGGTATAG
- a CDS encoding DUF1450 domain-containing protein, whose protein sequence is MIRVCPNCSNVDVNKLKTLVGEENVKTGCIGQCRAFKKEAVGIIDNELEIRETEEEFFEACKK, encoded by the coding sequence ATGATAAGAGTATGTCCAAACTGTTCAAATGTGGATGTAAATAAGTTAAAAACTTTAGTTGGAGAAGAAAATGTGAAGACTGGTTGTATAGGTCAGTGTAGAGCATTTAAAAAAGAAGCTGTAGGAATAATAGATAATGAGCTTGAAATAAGAGAGACAGAAGAAGAATTTTTTGAAGCATGTAAGAAGTAA
- a CDS encoding response regulator transcription factor encodes MNSSILVIEDDSNIQELISEFLSAEGYQVESANDGLEGIQKFKQGSYDLVILDIMMPNLDGYGVCKMIRKSSSVPIIFLTALNDEGDQLKGFDLECDDYITKPFSFNLLIKRVEAILRRSNKTINDKFIVFEKLKLDLNTYIAEIDGEPIELTLKEFNILKALIEKYPQVITREGLLDSIWGYDYYGDTRIVDAHIKNIRKKILLPYIKTVKGIGYTLEKDI; translated from the coding sequence ATGAACTCGTCAATACTTGTAATCGAAGACGATTCAAACATACAAGAATTAATATCAGAGTTTTTAAGTGCAGAAGGATATCAAGTTGAGTCAGCAAATGATGGATTAGAAGGCATACAAAAATTTAAGCAAGGAAGCTATGACTTAGTGATATTAGATATAATGATGCCAAACTTAGATGGTTATGGAGTTTGTAAGATGATAAGAAAATCATCAAGTGTTCCAATTATATTTTTGACTGCTTTAAATGATGAAGGAGATCAACTTAAGGGATTTGATTTAGAATGTGACGATTATATAACAAAGCCATTTTCATTCAATCTTCTCATTAAAAGAGTAGAAGCTATCTTGAGAAGAAGCAACAAAACAATAAATGATAAGTTTATAGTTTTTGAAAAGTTAAAGTTAGATTTAAACACATATATTGCTGAAATAGATGGAGAGCCTATAGAACTTACATTAAAAGAATTTAATATATTGAAAGCTTTGATAGAAAAATATCCACAGGTTATAACTAGGGAAGGTCTTTTAGATAGTATATGGGGTTATGATTATTATGGAGATACTAGAATTGTTGATGCACATATAAAAAATATAAGAAAAAAAATATTATTACCATATATTAAAACTGTAAAAGGAATAGGATATACACTTGAGAAGGATATTTGA
- a CDS encoding nitronate monooxygenase family protein: protein MIKELIIGDLVAKVPIIQGGMGVGISRSSLAGAVAKLGGVGVVSGVQIGYDEEDFETNTINANLRAIKKHISRAKEISNGGIIGINFMVAMKEYETYVKEAVKAGVDLIISGAGLPNKLPSLVKGSNVKIAPIVSTAKAASVILKMWDRKDKTTADLIVVEGPKAGGHLGYSNEELDNIDSIDYDKEFVEILKVANNYGEKFGKNIPVVAAGGITSSSDVKKYIDMGASGVQVGTRFVATYECDAHENFKMAYINATEEDVHIVKSPVGLPGRAIRNKFIEEVKTNRPEIKKCYNCLIPCNPKETPYCISQALINAVKGDVENSLLFCGNNAYKIDKLSSVEDVINELISEL from the coding sequence ATCATAAAAGAGTTAATAATTGGAGATTTAGTTGCAAAAGTTCCTATAATTCAAGGCGGAATGGGCGTTGGCATATCTAGATCATCACTTGCTGGTGCTGTTGCTAAGCTCGGTGGTGTTGGTGTAGTTTCTGGAGTTCAAATTGGTTATGACGAGGAAGATTTTGAGACTAACACTATAAATGCAAATTTAAGAGCTATAAAGAAACATATTTCTAGAGCGAAAGAAATTTCAAATGGAGGTATTATTGGCATTAATTTCATGGTGGCTATGAAAGAATATGAAACATATGTAAAGGAAGCTGTTAAAGCTGGTGTAGACCTTATAATATCTGGGGCTGGACTTCCTAATAAACTACCATCTTTAGTAAAAGGAAGTAATGTAAAAATAGCACCTATAGTTTCCACTGCAAAAGCTGCCAGTGTAATTTTAAAAATGTGGGATAGAAAAGATAAAACTACTGCTGACTTAATAGTTGTTGAAGGACCAAAAGCTGGTGGTCATCTTGGATACTCTAATGAGGAACTTGATAACATAGATTCTATAGACTATGATAAGGAATTTGTTGAAATATTAAAAGTTGCAAATAATTATGGAGAAAAATTTGGTAAGAACATTCCAGTAGTTGCTGCTGGTGGTATAACTTCTAGTAGTGATGTAAAAAAATATATCGATATGGGAGCAAGTGGTGTACAAGTTGGTACAAGATTTGTTGCTACTTATGAATGTGATGCACATGAAAACTTTAAAATGGCATATATAAATGCTACAGAAGAAGATGTACACATAGTTAAAAGCCCTGTAGGTCTTCCTGGACGTGCTATAAGAAATAAATTTATAGAAGAAGTTAAAACAAATCGTCCAGAGATAAAAAAATGTTACAACTGTTTGATTCCTTGTAACCCAAAAGAAACACCATACTGTATTTCTCAAGCATTAATTAATGCAGTTAAAGGAGATGTAGAAAATTCACTTTTATTCTGTGGTAATAATGCATATAAAATTGATAAGTTAAGTTCTGTTGAAGATGTTATCAATGAATTGATTTCTGAATTATAA
- the typA gene encoding translational GTPase TypA, with translation MSQKHKIINIAVIAHVDAGKSTLVDAFLSQSGVFRENEVVKDCVMDSNDLEKERGITIYSKNCAINYQDYKINIVDTPGHSDFSSEVERVMKTVDTVILLVDASEGPMPQTRFVLQKSLEFGLKPILFINKIDKKDQRAEEVVNEVFDLFVDLNATDEQCEFPIIYGIAKQGIAKLEMDDDSEDLSPLFKTIVNHVEAYPDYDNEPLQFQISALAYDDYVGRLGIGRIYKGTLKSNEQVAICREGSVVSRGKVSRLSVYEGLKQVEVNEATSGEIVVISGIPDISIGETLCDLDNPLPMEMIKIEEPTLSMNFLVNDSPFVGKSGKFVTTRHLKDRLEKELEVNVGLKVEPLDTTDGYKVSGRGELHLSILLENMRREGYEVGVSKPEVLMHKEDGKLMEPVERVIVNCPEVYSGTIINELNMRKGMMESMSIEGDYVKIEFLAPTRGLLGYRSEFINATRGEGTLVRSFEKFEEFKGEIPSRGNGVLIAQGPGVTMGYSLNALSDRATMFVDPGVEVYEGMIIGMNSRKDDMVVNPCKNKKMSNVRASGSDDAIKLSPPRIFTLEEALEFIEDDELVEITPDSIRLRKRLLNEHDRLRYNKSRQGK, from the coding sequence ATGTCACAAAAACATAAAATTATAAATATCGCAGTTATTGCCCACGTTGATGCAGGAAAATCAACATTAGTTGATGCTTTCCTTTCTCAAAGTGGTGTTTTTAGAGAAAATGAAGTAGTTAAAGACTGCGTTATGGACAGTAACGACCTTGAGAAAGAAAGAGGCATAACTATATATTCAAAAAACTGTGCAATAAACTACCAAGACTATAAAATAAATATAGTTGATACACCAGGACATAGCGACTTTTCTTCTGAAGTTGAACGTGTTATGAAAACTGTTGACACAGTTATTTTACTAGTTGATGCAAGCGAAGGGCCAATGCCTCAAACTAGATTTGTTTTACAAAAATCTTTAGAGTTCGGTTTAAAACCAATACTATTTATCAATAAAATTGATAAAAAAGACCAAAGAGCGGAAGAAGTAGTTAATGAAGTTTTCGATTTATTTGTTGACTTAAATGCAACAGACGAACAATGTGAATTCCCTATAATATATGGAATAGCTAAACAAGGTATAGCTAAACTCGAAATGGATGATGACAGTGAAGATCTGTCTCCACTATTTAAAACTATTGTAAATCATGTTGAAGCTTATCCTGATTACGACAATGAACCTCTACAATTCCAAATATCAGCTCTTGCATATGATGATTATGTAGGTAGACTTGGTATAGGTAGAATCTATAAAGGAACACTTAAAAGCAATGAACAAGTTGCTATATGTAGAGAAGGTTCTGTTGTATCTAGAGGAAAAGTATCAAGACTTTCTGTATATGAAGGTTTAAAACAAGTTGAAGTAAATGAAGCTACTAGTGGAGAAATAGTTGTTATCTCTGGTATTCCTGATATATCTATAGGAGAAACTCTATGTGATTTAGATAATCCACTTCCTATGGAAATGATAAAAATAGAAGAACCTACTCTTTCTATGAACTTCTTAGTAAATGATTCTCCATTTGTTGGAAAAAGTGGAAAATTCGTTACAACTAGACATTTAAAAGACAGACTTGAAAAAGAACTTGAAGTAAATGTAGGGCTTAAAGTTGAACCTCTTGATACTACTGATGGATATAAAGTTTCTGGACGTGGAGAACTTCACTTATCTATACTTCTTGAAAATATGAGACGTGAAGGTTATGAAGTTGGTGTTTCTAAGCCTGAAGTTTTAATGCATAAAGAAGATGGAAAATTAATGGAACCAGTAGAAAGAGTTATTGTAAACTGTCCAGAAGTTTATTCAGGTACTATTATAAATGAATTGAACATGAGAAAAGGTATGATGGAATCTATGTCAATAGAAGGAGACTATGTAAAAATAGAATTCTTAGCTCCTACTCGTGGTCTTTTAGGATATAGAAGTGAGTTTATAAATGCTACTCGTGGAGAAGGTACTTTAGTTCGTTCATTTGAAAAATTTGAAGAATTTAAGGGTGAAATACCTTCAAGAGGAAATGGTGTCTTAATAGCACAAGGTCCTGGTGTTACTATGGGATATTCTCTTAATGCTTTAAGTGATAGAGCTACAATGTTCGTAGACCCTGGTGTAGAAGTTTATGAAGGTATGATAATTGGTATGAATTCTAGAAAAGATGACATGGTTGTTAATCCTTGTAAAAACAAGAAAATGAGTAACGTACGTGCTTCTGGTTCAGATGATGCTATAAAATTATCGCCTCCTAGAATATTCACTCTTGAGGAAGCATTAGAATTTATAGAAGATGATGAATTAGTTGAAATTACACCAGATTCTATAAGACTTAGAAAAAGATTATTAAATGAACATGATAGATTAAGATATAATAAGTCTAGACAAGGTAAATAA
- a CDS encoding flavin reductase family protein: MSEFKEIMSEEIKSNPFKLIGKDWTLITAEKEGKVNTMTASWGGLGVMWGKNVAFVVIRPQRYTKEFIDSTDTFSLTFFDEDFRKELSYCGKVSGREEDKISKIEFNVEHLNNTPYFKEAKLAIICKKMHCQKIDPQCFIDEEIDERWYPQKDYHTLYVAEITNVLVKED, translated from the coding sequence ATGAGTGAATTTAAAGAGATTATGTCAGAGGAAATTAAAAGTAATCCATTTAAGTTAATAGGAAAAGACTGGACATTGATAACAGCTGAAAAGGAAGGTAAAGTAAATACAATGACTGCCAGTTGGGGTGGACTTGGAGTTATGTGGGGAAAAAATGTTGCTTTTGTAGTAATAAGACCACAACGTTATACTAAAGAATTTATAGATAGTACAGATACATTTTCTCTTACTTTTTTTGATGAGGATTTTCGTAAAGAACTTTCTTATTGTGGTAAAGTTTCTGGTAGAGAAGAAGATAAAATATCTAAAATAGAATTTAATGTAGAACATTTAAATAATACACCTTATTTTAAAGAGGCAAAATTAGCTATTATATGTAAAAAAATGCACTGTCAAAAAATTGACCCACAGTGTTTTATTGATGAAGAGATAGATGAAAGATGGTATCCACAAAAAGATTATCATACTTTATATGTAGCTGAGATAACAAATGTACTTGTGAAGGAAGATTGA
- the thrB gene encoding homoserine kinase: MLEIIVPATSANIGPGFDCLGIALNIYNKFYVEEIESGLEIEGCEDAYKNENNLVYTSMKYFFDKVKPAKIPAGIKIKIQSDVPICRGLGSSASCIVAGVIAANALSNSNLDKCQLLNIASEIEGHPDNVAPAILGNIVVSVTDNDNIHYDIIEIPSELKFCAMIPNFKLSTEKARGVLPKEIPYSDGVFNVSRVALLVSALLNKNFDLLKVACQDKLHQDYRGTLIENYNDIVKKSEQLNSIGVFLSGAGPTIMALIKENDNNFVDNMRDYLSNLKSNWEIKELCCDSKGAVLNII; this comes from the coding sequence ATGTTAGAAATTATAGTTCCTGCAACAAGTGCAAATATAGGTCCAGGATTTGATTGTCTTGGAATTGCTTTAAATATATATAATAAATTTTATGTTGAAGAAATAGAAAGCGGTCTTGAAATAGAAGGTTGTGAAGATGCCTACAAAAATGAAAATAATTTAGTTTATACATCAATGAAATACTTCTTTGATAAAGTTAAGCCAGCTAAAATACCTGCTGGTATCAAAATAAAAATCCAAAGTGATGTACCTATATGTAGAGGTCTTGGTAGTAGTGCCTCTTGTATAGTTGCTGGTGTTATAGCTGCGAATGCTCTATCAAATTCTAATTTAGATAAATGTCAATTGTTAAATATAGCTTCAGAAATAGAAGGACATCCAGATAATGTTGCTCCTGCTATTTTAGGTAATATAGTCGTTTCTGTTACTGATAATGATAATATACACTATGATATTATAGAAATTCCTAGTGAACTCAAATTTTGTGCAATGATACCTAATTTTAAATTATCAACTGAAAAAGCTAGAGGTGTTTTACCAAAAGAAATACCATATTCTGATGGAGTATTTAATGTTAGTAGAGTCGCTTTACTTGTGTCTGCTCTATTAAACAAAAACTTTGACCTTCTTAAAGTAGCTTGTCAAGATAAATTGCATCAAGATTATAGAGGTACTTTAATTGAAAACTACAATGATATTGTTAAAAAATCTGAACAATTAAATAGTATTGGCGTATTCTTAAGTGGAGCTGGACCTACTATAATGGCTTTAATAAAAGAAAATGATAATAATTTCGTGGATAATATGAGAGATTATCTATCAAACTTAAAATCTAATTGGGAAATAAAAGAGTTGTGTTGTGATTCTAAAGGAGCAGTTTTAAATATTATATAA
- the trxB gene encoding thioredoxin-disulfide reductase, with protein sequence MVDIIVIGAGPAGLTSAIYAMRAGLSVTVFEKSIYGGQVASTSEVENYPAVQKISGIEFSTNIYNQAVSQGVDIQFDEVEEIHLEGKVKIVKTASGEHKAKAVILANGVERRKLGCVGEKEFTGRGVSYCATCDGAFFKNKEVAIVGGGNTALEDALFLANNCTKVYLIHRRDDFRGEEVLEKSVKARKNIEILYSHGVEKIEGEKTVSRIEVKDLKTEEKRTIDVSGIFIAIGLKPNNRMFENVLELDEGGYIVSDESCTTSVEGVYVAGDSRTKFLRQIITAASDGAIAAVQAANYINVE encoded by the coding sequence ATGGTAGATATTATTGTAATTGGTGCTGGACCAGCAGGCTTAACTTCAGCAATTTATGCTATGAGAGCAGGATTAAGTGTAACAGTCTTTGAAAAAAGTATTTATGGAGGTCAAGTTGCAAGTACATCTGAGGTAGAAAATTATCCAGCAGTTCAAAAAATTTCTGGTATAGAGTTTTCTACTAACATATATAATCAAGCAGTCTCTCAAGGTGTTGATATTCAGTTTGATGAAGTAGAAGAGATACATTTAGAAGGTAAAGTAAAAATTGTTAAAACAGCATCAGGAGAACATAAAGCAAAAGCTGTTATTCTTGCAAATGGAGTTGAAAGACGTAAATTAGGATGTGTTGGAGAAAAAGAGTTTACAGGTAGAGGGGTATCTTATTGTGCAACATGTGATGGAGCCTTTTTTAAGAATAAAGAAGTTGCAATAGTTGGTGGTGGAAATACTGCATTAGAAGATGCTTTATTTTTAGCTAATAACTGTACAAAAGTATATTTAATTCACAGAAGAGATGATTTTAGAGGTGAAGAAGTATTAGAAAAGTCAGTAAAGGCAAGAAAAAATATTGAGATACTTTACAGTCATGGTGTAGAAAAAATAGAAGGTGAAAAGACTGTATCAAGAATAGAAGTAAAAGACTTAAAAACTGAGGAGAAAAGAACTATAGATGTAAGTGGTATTTTTATTGCTATAGGACTTAAACCGAACAATAGAATGTTTGAAAATGTACTTGAGTTAGATGAAGGTGGGTATATAGTTTCAGATGAGTCTTGTACAACATCAGTTGAAGGTGTATATGTAGCAGGAGATAGTAGAACTAAGTTTTTACGTCAAATAATAACAGCAGCTTCAGATGGCGCTATTGCAGCTGTTCAAGCAGCTAATTATATAAATGTTGAATAA